A genomic stretch from Halobellus sp. LT62 includes:
- a CDS encoding MBL fold metallo-hydrolase, producing MIDEIAPDVYDITTQTRPGGGRFRVYLFDGETPTLFDTGFEETTDRIVDAVEELRVDPERLIITHGDHDHIDGFDALVDAVDLETWVPEQTDVSDLRNDPDYRYTEGDSIGEFDAVHLPGHRADNHALVDESRGIAVLGDAAFGSDRRGLPAGYLVPPPAAFSEDVHEAELALQKLLAYDFDAALVFHGSSVPEDAREILASYVDFPEPS from the coding sequence ATGATCGACGAAATCGCTCCCGACGTGTACGACATCACGACGCAGACGCGCCCCGGCGGCGGTCGGTTCCGCGTGTACCTGTTCGACGGCGAGACGCCGACGCTCTTCGACACCGGGTTCGAGGAGACGACCGACCGGATCGTCGACGCCGTCGAAGAACTCCGCGTCGACCCCGAGCGGCTGATCATCACGCACGGCGATCACGACCACATCGACGGGTTCGACGCGCTCGTCGACGCGGTCGACCTCGAAACGTGGGTCCCCGAACAGACAGACGTCAGCGACCTGCGCAACGATCCCGACTATCGTTACACCGAGGGCGACTCGATCGGCGAATTCGACGCCGTCCACCTCCCGGGACACCGCGCCGACAACCACGCGCTGGTGGACGAATCGAGGGGCATCGCGGTGCTGGGCGACGCGGCGTTCGGGTCCGATCGCCGCGGGCTGCCCGCGGGGTATCTCGTCCCGCCGCCGGCTGCGTTCTCCGAGGACGTCCACGAGGCGGAACTGGCGCTGCAGAAGCTGCTGGCGTACGACTTCGACGCCGCGCTCGTGTTCCACGGCTCGTCGGTCCCGGAGGACGCCCGCGAGATACTAGCGTCCTACGTCGATTTTCCCGAGCCCAGCTGA
- a CDS encoding CBS domain-containing protein yields the protein MDITDIATPDFVEVDVDKRLGKIRAIFERENPRGIVVTEGGDYVGIIGEKQLVRSRMEDDTKASVVMKSAPRVDRHEDVRETARMLVEGDVKVAPVFEGEKLYGVVTSDAILDAVLDNLDAISVEDIQSEDVISVGEKSHVGGAINKLREHGISRLPVVDDDSGKLTGILTTHDLVDFVVRDDSRQGRGDRRGDLDRMLDLPVYDLMSSPVVTATPAETVEEAVERMFENDISGLVVTPTESDAEVQGIVTKTDVLRALTFTEEQSMDVQITNVSLLETLTRQEVVESITSVVDKYQQMQVLHAHVRFHEHKEKLRGTPLIQCQIRLRTSHGQIAGSGEGYGAEHAFHVALDKLERNVLELKGLNADEKYRGQLIRKLGEL from the coding sequence ATGGATATTACTGATATTGCCACTCCTGATTTCGTCGAAGTCGACGTCGACAAGCGCCTCGGGAAAATTCGCGCCATCTTCGAGCGCGAGAACCCCCGGGGAATCGTCGTCACCGAGGGGGGTGACTACGTCGGCATCATCGGCGAGAAACAGCTCGTCCGATCCCGGATGGAGGACGATACGAAAGCCTCCGTCGTGATGAAGTCCGCGCCGCGGGTCGACCGCCACGAGGACGTCCGTGAGACCGCGCGGATGCTCGTCGAGGGCGACGTGAAGGTCGCGCCGGTGTTCGAAGGCGAGAAGCTCTACGGCGTCGTCACCAGCGACGCGATCCTCGACGCGGTCCTCGACAACCTCGATGCGATCTCCGTCGAGGACATCCAATCCGAGGACGTCATCAGCGTCGGCGAGAAGTCCCACGTCGGGGGGGCGATCAACAAGCTCCGCGAGCACGGCATCTCCCGGCTGCCGGTCGTCGACGACGACAGCGGCAAGCTCACGGGCATCCTGACGACGCACGACCTCGTCGACTTCGTCGTTCGCGACGACAGCCGACAGGGGCGTGGCGACCGCCGCGGCGACCTCGATCGGATGTTGGACCTGCCGGTCTACGACCTGATGTCGTCGCCGGTCGTCACGGCGACGCCCGCCGAGACGGTCGAGGAGGCGGTCGAACGGATGTTCGAGAACGACATCTCCGGACTCGTGGTGACGCCCACCGAGAGCGACGCGGAGGTGCAGGGAATCGTGACCAAGACGGACGTCCTCCGCGCGCTCACGTTCACCGAAGAGCAGAGTATGGACGTCCAGATCACCAACGTCAGTCTGCTGGAGACGCTCACTCGTCAGGAAGTCGTCGAGTCGATCACCTCCGTCGTCGACAAGTACCAGCAGATGCAGGTGCTGCACGCGCACGTCCGCTTCCACGAGCACAAAGAGAAGCTCCGCGGCACGCCGCTGATCCAGTGTCAGATCCGCCTGCGCACCAGCCACGGTCAGATCGCCGGTAGCGGCGAGGGCTACGGCGCGGAGCACGCCTTCCACGTCGCGCTCGATAAGCTCGAACGCAACGTCCTCGAACTGAAGGGCCTCAACGCCGACGAGAAGTACCGCGGTCAGCTCATCCGGAAGCTCGGCGAGCTCTGA
- a CDS encoding phosphoribosylanthranilate isomerase encodes MVRVKICGVTNEADLRAVEKSGADAVGAIAEVPVDTPREVSLDDAAALFDAAPPFLTTALVTMSETVEDAVDAAERAAPDVLQLHSELSSAELETVRGRIAADLVAVADAADPERARTVAPAVDAVLVDSVDDEGAGGTGETHDWEATAAVVETIDKPVILAGGLGPENVAEAVETVRPYAVDVASGVERAGGKKDREAVHMFVANAVAAAAGDATSERDDDSDRDTTAQVEGVSS; translated from the coding sequence ATGGTTCGGGTGAAGATCTGCGGCGTGACGAACGAGGCGGACCTCCGGGCCGTCGAAAAATCTGGGGCAGACGCCGTTGGCGCGATCGCCGAGGTGCCGGTCGACACTCCGCGCGAGGTGTCGCTCGACGACGCCGCCGCACTCTTCGACGCCGCGCCGCCGTTTCTCACGACGGCGCTCGTCACGATGTCGGAGACGGTCGAGGACGCTGTCGACGCCGCCGAGCGCGCCGCGCCAGACGTGCTCCAGCTCCACAGCGAACTCTCTTCTGCCGAACTCGAAACGGTCCGCGGGCGCATCGCCGCGGATCTCGTCGCCGTTGCCGACGCGGCAGACCCAGAGCGGGCGCGCACCGTCGCCCCGGCCGTCGACGCCGTGCTCGTCGACTCCGTCGACGACGAGGGCGCTGGCGGCACCGGCGAGACCCACGACTGGGAGGCGACCGCCGCGGTCGTCGAAACGATCGATAAACCGGTGATTCTCGCGGGCGGGCTGGGCCCCGAAAACGTCGCCGAGGCCGTCGAGACGGTGCGCCCCTACGCCGTCGACGTCGCAAGCGGTGTCGAGCGAGCGGGCGGGAAGAAGGACCGTGAGGCCGTTCACATGTTCGTCGCCAACGCCGTTGCCGCGGCTGCAGGCGACGCGACGAGCGAGCGAGACGACGACAGCGACCGCGACACGACGGCGCAGGTCGAGGGGGTGTCGTCGTGA
- the fer gene encoding ferredoxin Fer: MESPYDVLGIDADADEDAVVRAYRRRIKDAHPDHGGSLSEFERVRRAYEHITAGRDPSTFEPDVATDEMGARAARNGTARDTAASGERRSETGAETGETDDGDGDALGPTVEYLDYDALETHGWELTDEDLFEKADAADLAVDTHGLLVVDERESLLEAAERYGFSWPYACRGGACANCAVAVVEGEVEMPVSTILTDEMKEQNIRLSCIGTPVTDDLKVVFNIEKLPGLAELRLPAEQFKSARADD, from the coding sequence GTGGAGTCGCCGTACGACGTCTTGGGAATCGATGCCGACGCCGACGAGGACGCCGTCGTTCGGGCGTATCGCCGTCGGATCAAGGACGCCCACCCCGACCACGGGGGGTCGCTCTCGGAGTTCGAGCGGGTCCGGCGCGCGTACGAGCACATCACTGCGGGACGCGATCCGTCGACGTTCGAGCCGGACGTGGCAACCGATGAGATGGGGGCCAGAGCCGCGCGAAACGGAACTGCTCGCGACACCGCCGCGTCGGGGGAGAGACGGTCCGAGACCGGAGCCGAAACCGGCGAGACCGACGACGGCGACGGCGACGCGCTCGGCCCGACCGTCGAATACCTCGATTACGACGCGCTCGAAACGCACGGGTGGGAACTCACCGACGAGGACCTCTTCGAGAAGGCCGACGCAGCCGACCTCGCTGTCGACACGCACGGCCTCCTCGTCGTCGACGAGCGGGAGAGCCTCCTCGAAGCGGCCGAACGGTACGGGTTCTCGTGGCCCTACGCGTGCCGTGGCGGCGCGTGTGCGAACTGCGCCGTCGCCGTCGTCGAAGGGGAGGTCGAGATGCCCGTGAGCACCATCCTGACCGACGAGATGAAAGAACAGAACATCCGTCTGTCGTGTATCGGCACGCCCGTCACCGACGACCTGAAAGTCGTGTTCAACATCGAGAAGCTGCCCGGGTTGGCGGAGCTCAGACTGCCCGCAGAACAGTTCAAGAGCGCCCGCGCCGACGACTGA
- a CDS encoding adenosylcobalamin-dependent ribonucleoside-diphosphate reductase — MSDTNVRAGDLELPIKRTDGDTLEERLTSNAYHNILPARYLRKDANGDPVETQEELFPRVAKNVALAEAVFKAEQRDVEVTVTPDQLKPDHPRRDELAEEVFGKGVTAADDAETSLSVYNVNKFAYETIVSELPEGIRSAVETKREEFEELMADLSFMPNSPTLMNAGDELQQLSACFVDSPDDDIDDIHQTAKEAAQVFQSGGGMGYAFWRLRPYGDAVGSTGGIASGPITFMRTYDQLCETIAQGGARRGAQMGVMRVSHPDVIQFLHAKNKDVSLANTLRLNDPDDFTHNSFADALEEARELIDDEGRVPKHLRNAVEGHLSNFNISVGVTDDFMEALFAGEEFTFTNPRTEEPHVATPETKELYDMFGLGEHVEVGEVLSIPAKKLWDQIVDGAHENGEPGVIYLERVNKQHSFDVEEHPEHRILATNPCGEQPLEEYEACNLGHINLSTLVDVDAPDWRVWYDEHGDEYDEFAEAVDAFLAESIDWEEFDYRIDRGTHFLENVVTMSDFPVPEIEQKVRDMRKIGLGVMGLAQLYIQLGIQYGTEAGNEVARQLMTHINHTSKWTSHELADERGAFNDWDDSKYADPTEYREWFEHHTGLDADEWADGFSIRNHNTTTVAPTGTTSMVGNTTGGIEPIYNVAYYKNVSDDVQGDEMLVEFDDYFLRVLEANDIDVEAVKEEAQEQMAANEFDGVSSLSTVPDAISELFVVTGDLSGKQHAAVQCATQEGVDSAISKTCNFPNSASKEDMDEVYRYIYRNGGKGVTVYRDGTRSKQVLTTRAKNADFADEGEAAETLVEQIEEVFGGVEGFLENENVQAALDEEVDRLLSAADGQPDLGKKRPRPDVLHGVTQRIDTGYGKLYVNINEDEHGQPFELFANIGNSGGFTASFTEALAKTISTALRSGVDPSEIASELQGIRSPKVAWDKGEQINSIPDAIGTAMRRYLDGEIDKGYPQQQSLTELSDDADVSASAGRETDGGAAVDVGDANVSPDAETDDGTPKGGAPDATDDLLAAGESPECPECGSMSLYYSEGCKTCESCGWSEC, encoded by the coding sequence ATGAGTGACACGAACGTACGCGCCGGGGACCTCGAACTCCCCATCAAGCGGACCGACGGCGACACGCTCGAAGAGCGCCTCACTTCGAACGCCTACCACAACATCCTGCCCGCGCGGTACCTCCGCAAGGACGCCAACGGCGACCCCGTCGAGACGCAGGAGGAGCTCTTCCCCCGCGTCGCGAAGAACGTCGCGCTCGCGGAGGCCGTCTTCAAGGCCGAACAGCGTGACGTCGAGGTGACGGTCACGCCCGATCAGTTGAAGCCCGATCACCCGCGCCGCGACGAGCTCGCCGAGGAGGTGTTCGGGAAGGGCGTCACCGCCGCCGACGACGCCGAGACGTCGCTGTCGGTGTACAACGTCAACAAGTTCGCCTACGAAACGATCGTCTCCGAGCTCCCCGAGGGGATCCGCTCGGCGGTCGAGACCAAGCGCGAGGAGTTCGAAGAGCTGATGGCGGACCTGTCCTTCATGCCGAACTCGCCGACGCTGATGAACGCCGGCGACGAGCTCCAGCAACTCTCGGCGTGTTTCGTCGACTCCCCGGACGACGACATCGACGACATCCACCAGACCGCCAAGGAGGCCGCGCAGGTCTTCCAGAGCGGCGGCGGGATGGGCTACGCCTTCTGGCGGCTCCGTCCCTACGGCGACGCGGTCGGCTCGACCGGCGGCATCGCCTCCGGGCCGATCACCTTTATGCGGACGTACGACCAGCTCTGTGAGACGATCGCGCAGGGCGGGGCACGCCGCGGCGCGCAGATGGGCGTGATGCGCGTCTCGCATCCGGACGTCATCCAGTTCCTCCACGCGAAGAACAAAGACGTCTCGCTGGCGAACACGCTCCGGCTCAACGACCCCGACGACTTCACGCACAACTCCTTCGCGGACGCCTTAGAGGAGGCCCGCGAACTCATCGACGACGAGGGACGCGTCCCCAAGCACCTCCGGAACGCCGTGGAGGGTCACCTCTCGAACTTCAACATCTCCGTCGGCGTCACCGACGACTTCATGGAGGCGCTCTTCGCGGGCGAGGAGTTCACGTTCACGAATCCCCGAACCGAGGAGCCGCACGTCGCGACCCCCGAGACGAAGGAGCTGTATGATATGTTCGGGCTCGGCGAGCACGTCGAAGTCGGCGAAGTGCTCTCGATTCCGGCCAAAAAGCTCTGGGATCAGATCGTCGACGGCGCGCACGAGAACGGCGAGCCGGGCGTCATCTACCTCGAACGGGTGAACAAACAGCACTCCTTCGACGTCGAGGAACATCCCGAACACCGGATCCTCGCGACGAACCCCTGCGGCGAGCAGCCGCTCGAGGAGTACGAGGCCTGTAACCTCGGCCACATCAACCTCTCGACGCTCGTCGACGTCGACGCGCCCGACTGGCGCGTCTGGTACGACGAACACGGCGACGAGTACGACGAGTTCGCCGAGGCCGTCGACGCGTTCCTCGCCGAATCCATCGACTGGGAGGAGTTCGACTACCGCATCGACCGCGGAACGCACTTCCTCGAGAACGTCGTCACGATGTCGGACTTCCCCGTCCCGGAGATCGAACAGAAGGTCCGCGATATGCGGAAGATCGGTCTCGGCGTGATGGGACTGGCGCAGCTGTACATCCAGCTGGGCATCCAGTACGGCACCGAGGCGGGCAACGAGGTCGCCCGCCAGCTGATGACCCACATCAACCACACCTCGAAGTGGACCAGCCACGAACTCGCCGACGAGCGCGGCGCGTTCAACGACTGGGACGACTCGAAGTACGCCGATCCGACCGAGTACCGCGAGTGGTTCGAGCACCACACCGGCCTCGACGCCGACGAGTGGGCCGACGGCTTCTCGATCCGCAATCACAACACGACGACGGTCGCGCCGACGGGCACGACCTCGATGGTCGGCAACACGACCGGCGGCATCGAGCCCATCTACAACGTCGCCTACTACAAGAACGTCTCCGACGACGTCCAGGGCGACGAGATGCTCGTGGAGTTCGACGACTACTTCCTTCGAGTGCTAGAGGCCAACGACATCGACGTCGAAGCGGTGAAAGAGGAGGCCCAAGAGCAGATGGCCGCGAACGAGTTCGACGGCGTCTCCTCGCTGTCGACGGTCCCGGACGCCATCTCGGAGCTGTTCGTCGTCACCGGCGACCTCTCGGGCAAGCAGCACGCGGCAGTCCAGTGCGCCACCCAAGAGGGCGTCGACTCCGCCATCTCGAAGACCTGTAACTTCCCGAACTCCGCGTCGAAGGAGGACATGGACGAGGTGTACCGCTACATCTACCGCAACGGCGGCAAGGGCGTGACCGTCTACCGCGACGGGACGCGCTCGAAGCAGGTCCTCACGACCCGCGCGAAGAACGCCGACTTCGCCGACGAGGGCGAAGCGGCCGAAACGCTCGTCGAACAGATCGAGGAGGTCTTCGGCGGCGTCGAGGGATTCCTCGAGAACGAGAACGTCCAAGCGGCGCTCGACGAGGAGGTCGACCGGCTGCTGTCGGCCGCGGACGGCCAGCCCGATCTGGGCAAGAAGCGCCCGCGGCCCGACGTCCTCCACGGCGTGACCCAGCGCATCGACACAGGGTATGGAAAGCTCTACGTCAACATCAACGAGGACGAGCACGGCCAGCCGTTCGAGCTGTTCGCGAACATCGGGAACTCCGGCGGGTTCACCGCCTCCTTCACCGAGGCGCTCGCGAAGACGATCTCGACGGCCCTGCGCTCGGGCGTCGATCCGAGCGAGATCGCCAGCGAGTTGCAGGGCATCCGCAGCCCGAAAGTCGCCTGGGACAAAGGCGAGCAGATCAACTCCATCCCGGACGCCATCGGGACGGCGATGCGTCGCTACCTCGACGGCGAGATCGACAAGGGCTACCCGCAGCAGCAGAGTCTCACCGAACTCTCCGACGACGCCGACGTGAGCGCGTCGGCGGGACGCGAGACCGACGGCGGCGCGGCGGTCGACGTCGGCGACGCGAACGTGAGCCCCGACGCGGAGACGGACGACGGCACGCCGAAGGGCGGCGCACCCGACGCGACGGACGATCTCCTCGCGGCCGGCGAGAGCCCCGAGTGCCCCGAGTGCGGCAGTATGTCGCTGTACTACTCCGAGGGCTGCAAGACCTGCGAGTCCTGCGGCTGGTCGGAGTGCTGA
- the trpE gene encoding anthranilate synthase component I — MSDDARERDTATDTPLSQSRESFVADVAAATEAHEGPVVAHVTAELPEVTPMTAYAALSDRSDYGFLLESAEKTASSDPAGAFAPDHVTADRHARFSFVGYDPDAVVTVDPEGVDVERIGGRAAEYVDAAVDAAEAGGADADVAADAPPTSAAGDGQTVTDEDRDVLDRLRAAFPDLPRVGFPEEERQQLRGGMVGFLAYEAVYDLWLAEVGVERPQTDTPDAQFVLTTKTLSFDHARSTAELVLTPVVAPDDDPGEVYDDLRVEADTVAETVADATLPETGGFVRSDESAGPKAEYEAAVNTTKKHVLDGDIYQGVISRVRELRGEVDPLGLYEALREINPSPYMYVLRHDDRHIVGASPETLVSVRGDRVVSNPIAGTCPRGTSPVEDRRLAGEMLADAKERAEHTMLVDLARNDVRRVSAAGSVRVEEFMNVLKYSHVQHIESTVTGTLAGRESTNAEYPDGADAFDATRATFPAGTLTGAPKVRAMEIVDDLERSPRGVYGGGIGYYSWSGDADFAIVIRTATVDRGGEEDVISVRAGAGIVADSDPTAEYEETEQKMGGVLSAVERIERDGDAGEVPNRDDEHGKSPDGGNEHGEDGGAEETGESSDETRVSGEVSQ; from the coding sequence GTGAGCGACGACGCACGGGAGCGCGATACGGCGACCGACACGCCCCTCTCGCAGTCGCGAGAGTCGTTCGTCGCGGACGTCGCGGCGGCAACCGAAGCGCACGAGGGTCCCGTCGTCGCGCACGTCACGGCCGAACTGCCGGAGGTCACGCCGATGACGGCCTACGCCGCGCTCTCGGATCGAAGCGACTACGGGTTCCTCCTCGAAAGCGCCGAGAAGACGGCCTCCAGCGACCCCGCCGGCGCGTTCGCGCCCGATCACGTGACGGCCGACCGGCACGCCCGCTTTTCATTTGTGGGCTACGACCCCGACGCCGTGGTCACGGTCGATCCGGAGGGCGTCGACGTCGAGCGGATCGGCGGCCGCGCGGCCGAGTACGTCGACGCAGCCGTCGACGCGGCGGAGGCCGGCGGAGCAGACGCCGACGTCGCCGCGGACGCTCCGCCGACTTCCGCGGCCGGCGACGGGCAGACTGTGACCGACGAGGATCGGGACGTCCTCGACAGACTCCGTGCGGCGTTCCCCGACCTGCCGCGCGTCGGCTTCCCCGAGGAGGAGCGCCAGCAGCTCCGCGGCGGGATGGTCGGCTTCCTCGCCTACGAGGCCGTCTACGACCTGTGGCTCGCGGAGGTCGGCGTCGAGCGCCCCCAGACCGACACGCCGGACGCGCAGTTCGTCCTCACGACGAAGACCCTCTCGTTCGACCACGCCCGTTCGACGGCGGAGCTCGTCCTCACGCCCGTCGTCGCTCCCGACGACGACCCCGGCGAGGTCTACGACGACCTCCGCGTCGAGGCCGATACAGTCGCCGAGACGGTCGCGGACGCGACACTCCCGGAGACGGGCGGGTTCGTCCGCAGCGACGAGTCGGCCGGGCCGAAGGCCGAGTACGAGGCGGCCGTGAACACGACGAAGAAACACGTCCTCGACGGCGACATCTACCAAGGCGTCATCTCCCGCGTCCGCGAACTCCGCGGCGAGGTCGACCCGCTCGGCCTCTACGAGGCGCTCCGCGAGATCAACCCCTCGCCGTATATGTATGTCCTTCGGCACGACGACCGCCACATCGTCGGCGCGAGTCCCGAGACCCTCGTTTCGGTGCGGGGCGACCGCGTCGTCTCGAATCCGATCGCGGGGACGTGTCCACGCGGAACGAGCCCGGTCGAGGACCGACGCCTCGCCGGTGAGATGCTCGCGGACGCGAAAGAGCGCGCCGAGCACACGATGCTCGTCGACCTCGCGCGCAACGACGTCCGTCGGGTCTCGGCGGCGGGCAGCGTCCGCGTCGAGGAGTTCATGAACGTCCTGAAGTACAGCCACGTCCAGCACATCGAATCGACCGTAACGGGGACGCTCGCGGGCCGAGAGAGTACGAACGCCGAATATCCGGACGGTGCCGACGCGTTCGACGCCACCCGGGCGACGTTCCCCGCCGGGACGCTGACCGGCGCGCCGAAGGTCCGCGCGATGGAGATCGTCGACGACCTCGAACGGAGTCCGCGAGGCGTCTACGGCGGCGGCATCGGCTACTACTCGTGGTCCGGCGACGCGGACTTCGCGATCGTCATTCGCACGGCGACGGTCGACCGGGGCGGCGAGGAGGACGTGATCTCGGTACGCGCCGGTGCGGGGATCGTCGCAGACAGCGATCCGACCGCCGAGTACGAGGAGACCGAACAGAAGATGGGCGGCGTCCTTTCGGCGGTCGAGCGAATCGAACGCGACGGAGACGCCGGCGAGGTTCCGAATAGAGACGACGAGCACGGGAAGAGTCCAGATGGAGGCAACGAGCACGGGGAGGACGGGGGAGCTGAGGAGACCGGGGAGTCATCAGACGAGACCCGGGTTTCGGGGGAGGTGTCGCAATGA
- the trpD gene encoding anthranilate phosphoribosyltransferase gives MTLQDYIERTADGEDLTQEESREAASLVFEDATEAQIGALLAALRAKGETETEIAGFAQGMRDAARTIEPDRAPLVDTCGTGGDDYDTINVSTTSAIVAAGAGAAVAKHGNYSVSSSSGSADVLKVAGVDVEAEPPAVEDAIERDGIGFMLAPVFHPAMKAVIGPRKELGMRTIFNVLGPLTNPAGADAQVVGVYDEDLVPVLARALSHMSVERALVVHGSGMDEIALHDETTVAEVDGDEIKEYTLTPESIGLDSAPIDAVAGGTPEENAADLRGIVTGEVTGAKRDIILANAGAAVYVAGIADSIESGVDAAAKAIDEGDAAATFEALCEPLDAAVER, from the coding sequence ATGACACTCCAAGATTACATTGAACGGACGGCAGACGGCGAGGACCTGACGCAGGAGGAATCCCGCGAGGCGGCGAGCCTCGTGTTCGAGGACGCGACCGAGGCGCAGATCGGCGCGCTGCTCGCGGCGCTGCGCGCGAAGGGAGAGACGGAGACCGAAATCGCGGGCTTCGCGCAGGGAATGCGGGACGCCGCGCGCACGATCGAACCGGACCGGGCCCCGCTCGTCGACACCTGCGGGACCGGCGGCGACGACTACGACACGATCAACGTCTCGACGACGAGCGCCATCGTCGCCGCGGGCGCGGGCGCGGCGGTCGCCAAGCACGGCAACTACTCGGTGTCTTCGTCCTCGGGGAGCGCGGACGTGCTGAAGGTCGCCGGGGTCGACGTCGAGGCCGAGCCACCGGCCGTCGAAGACGCCATCGAACGTGACGGGATCGGCTTCATGCTCGCGCCGGTGTTCCATCCGGCGATGAAGGCGGTCATCGGCCCGCGGAAGGAGCTGGGTATGCGGACGATCTTCAACGTCCTCGGCCCGCTGACGAACCCCGCGGGCGCTGACGCGCAGGTCGTCGGCGTCTACGACGAGGACCTCGTTCCGGTCCTCGCTCGCGCGCTCTCGCATATGTCCGTCGAGCGCGCGCTCGTCGTCCACGGCTCCGGGATGGACGAGATCGCGCTGCACGACGAGACGACCGTCGCCGAGGTCGACGGCGACGAAATCAAGGAGTACACGCTCACGCCCGAGTCGATCGGCCTCGATTCGGCTCCGATCGACGCCGTCGCGGGCGGGACGCCCGAGGAGAACGCGGCCGACTTGCGCGGGATCGTGACGGGCGAGGTCACCGGTGCGAAGCGGGACATCATCCTCGCGAACGCCGGCGCGGCTGTCTACGTCGCCGGCATCGCCGACAGCATCGAATCGGGCGTCGACGCGGCCGCGAAGGCGATCGACGAGGGAGACGCCGCGGCCACGTTCGAGGCGCTCTGCGAACCGCTCGACGCCGCGGTGGAGCGCTGA
- a CDS encoding HVO_2523 family zinc finger protein, whose translation MCERSMDHRHCKYVCPEHGVIYDCSDTFW comes from the coding sequence ATCTGCGAGCGGTCGATGGACCACCGCCACTGCAAGTACGTCTGCCCGGAGCACGGCGTGATCTACGACTGCAGCGACACGTTCTGGTAA
- a CDS encoding antibiotic biosynthesis monooxygenase translates to MTYLVGKAPVEDFRKWRSTFHDNESYRTEHGERGYQVFQSVDDPNEVIVLFEWDENKDPRAFFESKEMREIMAEAGLRGRPDITEVELVDQKPAQQPSA, encoded by the coding sequence ATGACATACCTAGTAGGTAAAGCTCCTGTAGAGGACTTCCGGAAGTGGAGATCGACGTTCCACGATAATGAGTCCTACCGCACTGAGCACGGGGAACGAGGCTATCAGGTCTTCCAGTCAGTGGACGACCCAAACGAGGTTATCGTCCTCTTCGAGTGGGACGAGAACAAAGACCCTCGTGCGTTCTTCGAATCCAAGGAGATGCGTGAGATAATGGCGGAGGCAGGTTTGAGAGGTCGTCCCGACATAACCGAGGTTGAGTTAGTCGATCAAAAGCCAGCTCAGCAACCGTCCGCGTGA
- the trpG gene encoding anthranilate synthase component II: MTLRLLVVDNFDSFTYNLVEYFSEQRVDGEPVEVLVRKNTADLDELRDLDPDAVVISPGPGHPKNERDVGVTTEVLTSLSETIPTLGVCLGLEAAVYAYGGEIGHAPEPIHGKAYPVDHDGRGVFAGLDQGFQAGRYHSLVATGVPDCFEVSATTAHALSEEAETDDSVTELVMGVRHREFPIEAVQFHPESVLTGVGHDVVRNFLEECVCEHRATSAARP, translated from the coding sequence ATGACGCTCCGACTGCTCGTCGTCGACAACTTCGACTCGTTCACCTACAACCTCGTGGAGTATTTCTCCGAGCAGCGCGTCGACGGCGAGCCCGTCGAGGTACTTGTTCGAAAAAACACCGCCGACCTCGACGAACTCCGCGATCTAGACCCTGACGCCGTCGTGATCAGCCCCGGCCCGGGCCACCCGAAGAACGAGCGCGACGTCGGCGTCACCACTGAGGTTCTGACGTCGCTCTCGGAGACGATTCCGACGCTCGGGGTCTGTCTCGGCCTCGAAGCCGCGGTGTACGCCTACGGGGGCGAAATCGGGCACGCGCCCGAGCCGATCCACGGTAAGGCCTACCCCGTCGACCACGACGGGCGCGGGGTCTTCGCGGGGCTCGATCAGGGCTTTCAGGCCGGTCGGTACCACTCGCTCGTCGCCACTGGCGTCCCCGACTGTTTCGAGGTGTCGGCGACGACGGCGCACGCGCTGTCGGAGGAAGCGGAGACCGACGATTCGGTCACGGAGCTCGTGATGGGCGTTCGCCACCGAGAATTCCCGATTGAAGCCGTCCAGTTCCACCCCGAATCGGTGCTGACAGGCGTGGGCCACGACGTCGTGCGGAATTTTCTGGAGGAGTGCGTTTGCGAGCACCGAGCGACGAGCGCGGCGCGGCCCTGA